The Leptolyngbya sp. CCY15150 genome window below encodes:
- a CDS encoding two-component system sensor histidine kinase NblS, translating to MAAATLVVSLLMSGLTFWAVNSIQQDARLNDTRFGRDLGLLLAANAAPLVSDSNRTELARFSHRFYSSTTSIRYMLYADEDGDIFFGIPFSESEVKNSLTIQRRMQLPENYAENRNAPMVRQHLTPDGEVTDVFVPLEHEGTYLGVLAIGINPNPTVVTSSHLTRDVTIAVFVSIWVMVILGAVFNALTITKPIKELLVGVKNISAGNFHQRIDLPLGGELGELILNFNEMAERLGSYEEQNIEELTAEKAKLETLMSTIADGAVLLDDHMRIMLVNPTARRIFCWDGQDVLSKPALQHLPLSVKAQLTKPLYQIASGDFSETSGDREATEYRIHIPEAGDRTVRILLTTVLDQSREHLKGIAITVQDITREVELNEAKSQFISNVSHELRTPLFNIKSFIETLHEYGEDLSDVERREFLDTANRETDRLTRLVNDVLDLSRLESNKRYRFEAVEIAQPIEQTLRTYQLNARDKGIELLQDIDPNIPSVVGNYDLLLQVFANLVGNALKFTESGGKVAIRAYPLPVNEDYESNAYVRVEVSDTGIGIDPEDQQAIFDRFFRVENRVHTLEGTGLGLSIVRNIMEKHHTLMHLVSEVGVGTTFWFDLVVSPTDVSSLEVASSPSVQTASS from the coding sequence ATGGCCGCCGCTACGCTTGTGGTCTCTTTGCTGATGAGTGGTCTCACGTTTTGGGCCGTCAACAGCATTCAGCAAGATGCCCGTCTCAATGACACGCGCTTTGGGCGAGACTTGGGGCTGCTCTTGGCAGCGAATGCGGCTCCCTTGGTGAGTGACAGCAACCGCACGGAGCTGGCGCGCTTTTCCCATCGTTTCTACAGCAGCACCACCAGCATCCGCTACATGCTCTATGCCGATGAGGATGGTGATATCTTCTTTGGCATTCCTTTCTCAGAGTCGGAGGTGAAGAACTCGCTGACGATCCAGCGACGCATGCAGCTCCCTGAGAACTACGCGGAGAACCGCAACGCGCCCATGGTGCGGCAGCATCTTACCCCCGATGGCGAAGTGACCGACGTGTTTGTGCCTTTAGAACACGAAGGGACGTATTTAGGCGTTTTAGCGATCGGCATTAATCCCAACCCTACGGTGGTCACCTCATCCCACCTGACGCGGGATGTCACCATTGCCGTCTTTGTGTCGATCTGGGTGATGGTGATTTTGGGTGCGGTGTTCAACGCTCTCACGATTACCAAGCCGATTAAGGAACTGTTGGTGGGGGTCAAAAATATTTCCGCTGGTAATTTCCATCAGCGTATTGATTTACCCCTAGGCGGTGAGTTAGGGGAACTCATCCTCAATTTCAATGAGATGGCTGAACGCCTCGGCAGCTATGAAGAGCAGAATATTGAGGAGCTGACGGCGGAGAAAGCCAAGCTGGAGACCCTCATGTCTACCATTGCGGATGGGGCGGTGCTGCTGGATGACCATATGCGGATTATGTTGGTGAATCCAACGGCGCGGCGCATTTTTTGCTGGGATGGTCAGGATGTGTTGTCCAAGCCTGCTCTGCAGCATCTGCCGCTGTCTGTGAAGGCACAGCTAACCAAGCCGCTCTACCAGATTGCCTCTGGTGATTTCTCAGAAACCTCGGGCGATCGCGAAGCCACAGAATACCGCATCCATATTCCCGAAGCGGGCGATCGCACCGTACGCATCTTGCTGACCACCGTGCTCGATCAATCGCGGGAGCATTTGAAGGGCATTGCTATCACCGTGCAAGATATCACCCGTGAGGTGGAGCTGAATGAGGCTAAGAGCCAGTTCATCAGCAATGTCTCCCATGAACTGCGCACCCCCTTGTTTAACATCAAGTCGTTTATTGAAACGCTGCATGAGTATGGCGAAGACCTAAGCGACGTGGAGCGCCGGGAATTTCTAGATACGGCCAACCGCGAAACCGATCGCCTCACGCGATTGGTCAACGATGTGCTGGATCTGTCTCGCCTAGAGTCAAACAAGCGCTATCGGTTTGAAGCTGTTGAAATTGCCCAGCCTATTGAGCAGACCCTGCGCACCTATCAGTTGAATGCTAGAGACAAGGGAATTGAGCTACTGCAGGATATTGACCCTAATATTCCATCGGTCGTTGGTAACTATGATTTACTGCTGCAGGTCTTTGCGAATTTGGTAGGTAACGCCCTTAAGTTCACCGAAAGTGGTGGCAAGGTTGCTATTCGTGCCTATCCCCTGCCGGTGAATGAAGACTATGAGAGCAATGCCTACGTGCGGGTCGAGGTATCTGATACGGGCATTGGCATTGATCCAGAAGATCAGCAGGCGATCTTCGATCGCTTCTTTCGGGTAGAAAACCGGGTGCATACCCTAGAGGGCACGGGCTTAGGGCTATCGATTGTCCGTAATATTATGGAAAAACACCATACCCTGATGCATCTCGTCAGCGAAGTAGGCGTGGGGACGACATTTTGGTTCGATCTCGTGGTTTCCCCAACCGACGTGTCGTCGTTGGAGGTCGCCTCTAGCCCATCGGTGCAAACCGCTTCTTCCTAG
- the recN gene encoding DNA repair protein RecN, which yields MLTSLQVENFALVDSLALDFAAGLNVLTGETGAGKSIILDALDAALGGKMTSRVIRSGSERALVEATFDLNPALISWLDQQEIDLLDELSLVCSRELTAGRSGVRSRSRVNGVVMNKQQMQSLREHLLEITAQGQTIQLSQANLQREWLDGFGGNELLQQKRVVADHYQAAQTALKALEKRRQFEQQRLQQLDLFEYQAKELAEANLNDPQELEQLQQEQQRLNHCVELQQQSYQVYQALYDQEEGDACSDLLGKAESILSDMVQYDDQIQPILDMVTSALAQVEEAGRQMNAYGDVLEADPDRLQEVECRIADLKQICRKYGPTLPDAIAYSEQVQADLESLSDGGQSLDALEEAYQEQQNALIQTCRDLTRLRQAAAQQLEAGLLEELKPLAMEKVQFRVDLAPITPSVHGSDRITFLLSPNPGEPLQPLAEIASGGEMSRFLLALKVCLSQVDAVGTMVFDEIDAGVSGRVAQAIADKLHQLSRHRQVLCVTHQPIIAAQADLHLRVNKEVVNPGAAASPKPSGKGKPSNATPEGDDAVRTVVRVVALDEQQRLEELAQLAGGKTDHHAITFAGSLRSQVNPEGTGAEPSPSSPPDTEASTSTEAPPKAASSRKKASAKSTGKTAKAASKSRPAS from the coding sequence ATGCTGACCTCTCTTCAAGTAGAAAATTTCGCCCTTGTCGATTCCCTCGCCCTCGACTTTGCCGCCGGGCTGAACGTGCTGACCGGGGAAACCGGAGCCGGGAAATCGATCATCCTCGATGCCCTCGATGCGGCCCTCGGGGGCAAAATGACCAGTCGCGTCATTCGCTCGGGGTCAGAACGGGCGCTGGTGGAAGCCACCTTTGACCTCAACCCCGCGCTCATTAGCTGGCTCGATCAGCAAGAGATCGACCTGCTCGACGAACTCTCCCTCGTCTGTAGCCGAGAGCTAACCGCCGGACGCAGCGGCGTGCGCAGCCGATCGCGGGTGAATGGAGTGGTGATGAATAAGCAGCAGATGCAGTCTCTGCGAGAGCATTTGCTAGAAATCACCGCCCAAGGGCAAACGATCCAGCTCAGCCAGGCCAACCTGCAGCGGGAATGGCTGGATGGCTTTGGGGGCAATGAGCTATTGCAGCAAAAACGGGTGGTGGCAGACCATTACCAGGCCGCCCAAACGGCGCTGAAAGCCTTGGAAAAGCGTCGCCAGTTTGAACAGCAGCGCTTGCAACAGCTCGATCTTTTTGAGTATCAGGCTAAGGAACTGGCCGAGGCCAATCTCAACGATCCCCAAGAATTGGAACAGCTCCAGCAAGAACAGCAGCGGCTGAATCACTGCGTTGAGCTCCAGCAGCAAAGCTATCAGGTCTATCAAGCTCTCTACGATCAAGAAGAAGGCGATGCCTGTTCCGACTTGCTCGGCAAGGCAGAGTCGATCTTGTCTGACATGGTGCAGTACGACGACCAGATCCAGCCTATCCTCGACATGGTCACCAGCGCCCTGGCCCAAGTGGAAGAAGCTGGGCGGCAGATGAATGCCTATGGAGACGTGCTGGAAGCCGATCCCGATCGCCTTCAGGAGGTAGAATGCCGAATTGCAGACCTCAAGCAAATTTGCCGTAAGTATGGCCCAACCCTGCCCGACGCGATCGCCTATAGCGAACAGGTGCAGGCGGATCTAGAATCCTTGAGCGATGGTGGGCAATCTCTGGACGCCCTAGAGGAAGCCTATCAGGAGCAGCAGAACGCCCTCATCCAAACCTGTCGCGACCTCACCCGCCTCAGGCAAGCGGCCGCTCAGCAGTTGGAGGCAGGGCTACTGGAGGAACTGAAGCCTTTGGCGATGGAGAAGGTACAGTTTCGCGTTGACCTTGCGCCGATCACGCCCTCGGTGCATGGCAGCGATCGCATTACCTTCTTGCTCAGCCCTAACCCAGGAGAACCGCTACAGCCCCTAGCAGAGATCGCCTCAGGTGGAGAAATGAGCCGGTTTCTCCTAGCCCTCAAGGTCTGCCTCTCCCAGGTGGATGCGGTGGGCACCATGGTGTTTGACGAAATTGATGCAGGGGTATCGGGACGGGTTGCCCAAGCGATCGCCGACAAGCTCCACCAGCTCAGCCGCCACCGCCAGGTGCTCTGCGTCACCCACCAACCGATTATTGCTGCCCAGGCCGATTTACACCTGCGGGTGAACAAAGAAGTGGTCAATCCAGGAGCTGCCGCTTCGCCCAAGCCATCGGGTAAGGGCAAGCCGTCTAACGCCACTCCCGAGGGAGACGATGCGGTGCGTACCGTGGTGCGAGTGGTGGCCCTAGATGAACAGCAGCGCCTAGAAGAACTGGCCCAGCTCGCTGGCGGCAAAACCGATCACCACGCCATCACCTTTGCTGGCTCGTTGCGATCGCAGGTGAACCCCGAGGGCACTGGCGCTGAGCCTTCACCATCGTCACCACCGGACACTGAGGCATCTACTTCAACCGAGGCTCCGCCCAAAGCAGCCAGCAGTCGGAAGAAAGCCAGTGCCAAATCCACCGGCAAGACAGCTAAAGCAGCGTCGAAGTCCCGCCCTGCCTCCTAA
- a CDS encoding pentapeptide repeat-containing protein has protein sequence MRQPILKSLAGAIALGSALLAIATPAIAQNADHLDQLRRTGRCSSCDLSGADLSGLDLSHAYLAGAFLIGADLSNANLRSANLERAILNGANLSGADFTFADLTDASLNGARIEIPAIFTGATLDRMVMPSGQVRGSSSP, from the coding sequence ATGCGTCAGCCTATCCTCAAATCCTTAGCAGGAGCGATCGCCTTGGGAAGTGCTCTGTTAGCGATCGCCACTCCAGCGATCGCCCAGAATGCCGACCACCTTGATCAACTCCGCAGAACTGGACGCTGCTCGTCCTGTGATCTATCTGGAGCAGACCTCAGCGGTCTCGATTTATCCCATGCCTACCTGGCGGGCGCATTCCTGATTGGAGCCGATTTGTCGAATGCCAATCTGCGTAGCGCCAACCTAGAGCGCGCTATTCTCAATGGTGCTAACCTCAGCGGTGCCGACTTCACCTTCGCAGACCTAACCGACGCCAGCCTCAACGGCGCTCGCATCGAGATCCCTGCCATCTTCACCGGAGCGACCCTCGATCGCATGGTGATGCCCAGTGGTCAGGTACGCGGCAGTTCATCTCCCTGA
- a CDS encoding valine--tRNA ligase, which yields MTATTPALTSELPKQYDPSATESKWQASWEANQVFVANPDHEGDPYCVVIPPPNVTGSLHMGHAFEHSLIDTFVRYHRMIGRNTLWLPGTDHASIAVQTILERQLREEGTSRAALGREAFLQRAWQWKEESGGTIVGQLRRLGVSVDWSRERFTMDEGLSKAVTEAFMRLYKEGLIYRGKYLVNWCPASQSAVSDLEVENKDIDGHLWHFRYPLTDGSGFVEVATTRPETMLGDTAVAVNPNDDRYRHLVGRTLTLPIMGRHIPIIADDYVDAAFGTGCVKVTPAHDPNDFEMGKRHDLPMINIMNPDGTLNANAGDFQGQDRFDARKAVVERLDDEGFLVRVEDYRHAVPYSDRGKVPVEPLLSTQWFVSIRPMADAALQFLDQQQSPVFVPDRWTKVYRDWLVNLRDWCISRQLWWGHQIPAWYAVSETNGQITDETPFVVVRTEEEAWQQARELFGPHVQLQQDPDVLDTWFSSGLWPFSTMGWPEETRDLERYYPTTTLVTGFDIIFFWVARMTMMAGHFMGTMPFETVYIHGLVRDENNKKMSKSSNNGIDPLVLIDKYGTDALRYTLIREVAGAGQDVRLEYDRKTDESASVEASRNFTNKLWNAARFVMMNLEGQTPSSLGQPQVSEVELSDRWIMSRFHQVVRQTRHDIDHYGLGEAAKALYEFIWGDFCDWYIELAKARLQSDAPSRRVAQQTLAYVLDGILKLLHPFMPHITEEIWHTLTQAGDREFLAVQIYPEADNQWINPTLEQQFDLVIGTIRTVRNLRAEAGIKPGTKITALLLSENADERHILSEGETYIQDLARIERLVIGEPGDEHQLEDGLPEVTLDVSPEDIPEVTVEESAIPEAIAPDVTPPSASSETVETDDLTVATQPAGQAAGQSDTPSNDQPASEFELNQLQKPAIALGFLLLLVVMARLFLAVMDALDGLVFVSPLLKLIGLGYSIWFVNHYLLQADRRQELMKAWSRLVSQIGLKLRETAETGTMPTAKPEPTAAATPVESVESVESVEPVEPVQTEEVEPAATPDGLQLFAGVVGTVQVLIPLAGVVDVEALKAKIEKDLGKVVAEVTSLTQRLSNANFVDKAPAAVVQGARDSLAEAEKQAEILRDRVRRL from the coding sequence ATGACTGCAACGACTCCAGCCCTAACGTCTGAACTCCCCAAGCAATACGATCCTTCTGCCACAGAATCCAAATGGCAGGCATCCTGGGAAGCGAACCAGGTTTTCGTTGCCAACCCAGATCACGAGGGGGATCCCTACTGCGTGGTGATTCCGCCCCCCAATGTCACCGGCAGTCTCCACATGGGCCATGCCTTCGAGCACAGCCTGATCGATACCTTCGTGCGCTATCACCGCATGATCGGGCGCAATACCCTCTGGCTACCGGGCACGGATCATGCCAGTATTGCCGTGCAAACCATCCTAGAACGCCAACTGCGCGAGGAAGGCACCAGTCGAGCAGCCCTAGGTCGGGAAGCCTTCCTTCAGCGCGCTTGGCAATGGAAAGAGGAATCGGGCGGCACCATTGTTGGACAACTGCGACGCCTGGGTGTGTCGGTGGATTGGTCGCGGGAACGCTTCACCATGGATGAAGGGTTGTCCAAAGCGGTGACCGAAGCCTTCATGCGGCTCTATAAAGAGGGCCTGATTTATCGCGGTAAGTATTTGGTGAACTGGTGTCCAGCTAGCCAGTCCGCCGTGTCTGACCTAGAAGTGGAAAACAAGGACATCGACGGCCATCTCTGGCATTTTCGCTATCCGCTCACCGATGGCTCCGGCTTTGTGGAAGTTGCCACCACCCGTCCAGAAACCATGCTGGGCGATACGGCCGTGGCGGTGAATCCCAACGACGATCGCTACCGGCATTTGGTAGGACGAACGCTCACCCTACCGATTATGGGGCGGCACATTCCCATCATTGCCGATGACTACGTGGATGCGGCCTTTGGGACAGGCTGCGTCAAAGTCACCCCAGCCCACGATCCCAACGATTTTGAAATGGGTAAGCGCCACGACCTGCCCATGATCAACATCATGAACCCCGATGGCACCCTGAATGCCAATGCCGGCGACTTCCAGGGACAGGATCGCTTTGACGCCCGTAAAGCCGTGGTGGAGCGATTGGATGACGAAGGCTTCCTGGTGCGCGTGGAAGACTATCGCCATGCCGTCCCCTACAGCGATCGCGGCAAGGTTCCCGTAGAGCCGTTGCTGTCTACCCAATGGTTTGTCAGCATTCGCCCCATGGCTGACGCTGCTCTGCAATTTTTAGATCAGCAACAGTCGCCGGTGTTCGTGCCCGATCGCTGGACGAAGGTCTACCGCGACTGGCTGGTAAACCTGCGAGATTGGTGTATTTCTCGGCAGCTTTGGTGGGGGCATCAAATCCCCGCTTGGTATGCGGTGAGCGAAACGAACGGCCAGATTACGGATGAAACCCCCTTTGTGGTGGTGCGCACCGAAGAAGAAGCCTGGCAGCAGGCTCGGGAGCTGTTTGGCCCCCATGTGCAACTGCAGCAGGATCCGGATGTGCTGGATACCTGGTTCTCGTCGGGACTGTGGCCCTTTTCCACCATGGGCTGGCCTGAAGAAACTCGGGATCTGGAACGCTACTACCCCACGACTACCCTAGTCACGGGGTTTGACATCATCTTTTTCTGGGTCGCCCGTATGACCATGATGGCCGGGCATTTCATGGGCACGATGCCCTTTGAAACCGTGTATATTCATGGTCTCGTGCGGGATGAAAACAACAAAAAGATGTCGAAGTCGTCCAATAACGGCATCGACCCGCTGGTGCTGATCGACAAATACGGCACCGATGCCCTGCGCTATACCCTGATTCGGGAAGTGGCCGGAGCTGGGCAGGACGTGCGCCTAGAATACGATCGCAAAACCGATGAATCGGCCTCGGTAGAAGCCTCACGCAACTTCACCAATAAGCTGTGGAACGCGGCGCGGTTTGTGATGATGAACCTAGAGGGGCAAACCCCGTCCAGCCTAGGACAGCCGCAGGTGTCTGAGGTGGAACTTAGCGATCGCTGGATTATGTCCCGATTCCATCAAGTGGTGCGCCAAACCCGCCATGATATTGACCACTACGGTTTGGGCGAAGCCGCTAAGGCACTCTATGAATTCATCTGGGGCGACTTTTGCGATTGGTATATTGAACTCGCCAAGGCCCGCCTGCAGTCGGATGCGCCCTCCCGCCGGGTTGCCCAGCAAACCCTAGCCTATGTGCTCGACGGCATTCTCAAACTGCTGCATCCCTTCATGCCCCATATCACCGAGGAGATTTGGCATACCCTCACCCAGGCAGGCGATCGCGAATTTCTAGCGGTGCAGATTTATCCCGAAGCCGACAATCAGTGGATCAACCCTACCCTAGAACAGCAGTTTGACTTAGTGATTGGCACCATCCGCACCGTGCGCAACCTGCGGGCGGAGGCCGGCATTAAACCCGGCACCAAGATTACCGCCCTGCTGCTCAGCGAAAATGCCGACGAACGCCATATCCTCTCCGAAGGAGAAACCTACATTCAAGACCTGGCAAGGATCGAGCGCTTGGTGATTGGTGAACCTGGGGATGAACATCAGCTAGAGGACGGCTTGCCTGAGGTCACGCTTGACGTCTCACCGGAGGACATACCTGAGGTCACCGTGGAGGAGTCAGCGATTCCAGAGGCGATCGCCCCCGACGTCACTCCCCCATCTGCCAGCTCAGAGACCGTAGAAACCGATGACTTAACCGTGGCCACTCAACCCGCTGGTCAAGCTGCTGGTCAGTCCGATACTCCATCTAACGACCAGCCGGCCAGCGAATTTGAGTTGAATCAACTGCAAAAGCCAGCGATCGCCCTCGGGTTTCTCCTGCTGCTAGTTGTAATGGCCCGCCTGTTCCTAGCCGTCATGGACGCCCTCGACGGTCTGGTGTTCGTCTCACCGCTCTTGAAGCTCATAGGTTTGGGCTATAGCATCTGGTTTGTGAACCACTATCTTCTCCAGGCCGATCGCCGCCAAGAGTTGATGAAGGCTTGGTCGCGGTTGGTGAGCCAGATTGGTCTCAAACTGCGGGAAACGGCAGAAACAGGCACCATGCCCACGGCAAAGCCAGAGCCCACGGCTGCAGCTACCCCGGTGGAGTCTGTGGAGTCTGTGGAGTCTGTGGAGCCGGTAGAGCCCGTGCAAACCGAGGAGGTGGAGCCGGCTGCCACTCCCGATGGTCTACAGCTCTTCGCTGGCGTCGTGGGTACCGTGCAGGTTTTGATTCCGCTGGCTGGCGTGGTGGATGTGGAGGCGCTCAAGGCCAAAATTGAGAAAGACCTCGGCAAAGTGGTGGCAGAGGTCACCTCTCTGACCCAACGACTCAGCAATGCTAACTTTGTAGACAAGGCTCCGGCGGCGGTGGTGCAGGGGGCTCGCGACTCCCTGGCAGAAGCCGAGAAACAGGCGGAAATCCTCCGCGATCGCGTCCGTCGTCTTTAA
- a CDS encoding MoaD/ThiS family protein: MTPTQPSYDPSTPTMSSITITLKLFAAYQEVYQQPELVLSLAPGTTVAQVRDRLIAEQPSLAQWRDVTRFGVNLQFADADTVLADGDEVVLIPPVSGG; this comes from the coding sequence ATGACTCCGACGCAACCTAGCTACGACCCCAGTACACCAACCATGTCGTCCATTACCATTACGCTGAAACTTTTTGCCGCCTACCAAGAAGTCTACCAACAGCCGGAGTTAGTGCTATCTCTAGCACCCGGCACCACGGTTGCCCAAGTGCGCGATCGCTTAATTGCTGAGCAGCCGAGCCTGGCCCAGTGGCGAGATGTGACCCGATTTGGGGTAAACCTACAGTTTGCGGATGCCGATACGGTCTTAGCCGACGGCGACGAAGTGGTGCTGATTCCGCCGGTCAGCGGCGGCTGA
- a CDS encoding AarF/ABC1/UbiB kinase family protein — translation MQTVPSPSHHPEPTLQTVTVESQPVVDPPRDRRPSRGTLPPELADVIASDSLDEAIRYNPEAIANYYRGRPVMVFRRIVAIILPFLSFGLGVWWDRWTGRVKAGQANRAKQLRILLTQLGPAYIKVGQALSTRPDLVPPSYLEELTQLQDQLPPFPNEIAFRFIEEELGDRPEQIYAEFSDHPVAAASLGQVYKARLKTGEQVAVKVQRPGLAQRITLDLYILRQLAALTTRMVKAVRSDLVGIMDEFGARIFEEMDYTQEGHNAERFASLYGHIQDIYVPKIYWPYTQRRVLTMEWINGTKLTQIAELKSQGIDAAYLVEVGVQCSLRQLLEHGFFHADPHPGNLFATPEGKLAYLDFGMMSEVKPYQRYGLIEAVVHLVNRDFEGLGQDYIKLEFLSEDTDLTPIIPAFANVFNDALSASVAEMNFKSITDQLSGLMYEYPFRVPAYYALIIRSLVTLEGIAINIDPNFKVLSKAYPYVARRLLTDQSPELRASLQDLLFKDGDFRWNRLENLLRNAQDSQDYDLNQVLDQTVTFLFSDRGTFIRDRISAEIVNALDAAGRNAVYRATHWLQARTGLPLGANAADAAPVQSNLEPLGRILNLLKETPGFDPMTLASMASKLVVKPELHHMGQQIATELTQRSLARLIRELMQESEESTPLRSPQPYAKQRSLPAAHRR, via the coding sequence ATGCAGACCGTTCCCTCTCCTTCCCATCATCCAGAGCCCACACTGCAAACGGTGACGGTTGAAAGTCAGCCCGTTGTGGATCCACCACGCGATCGCCGCCCATCGAGGGGAACGCTGCCCCCAGAATTAGCGGATGTGATTGCGTCCGATTCGCTCGATGAAGCCATTCGCTACAACCCAGAGGCGATCGCCAACTATTATCGGGGTCGGCCTGTGATGGTGTTTCGGCGCATTGTGGCCATTATTTTGCCGTTTTTGTCCTTTGGTTTGGGGGTTTGGTGGGATCGCTGGACAGGGCGGGTTAAAGCTGGGCAGGCAAACCGGGCTAAGCAACTGCGTATCTTGCTCACCCAGTTGGGCCCCGCCTATATCAAGGTCGGGCAAGCGCTGTCTACCCGGCCTGACTTGGTGCCGCCGTCTTACCTAGAAGAATTGACCCAATTGCAGGATCAACTGCCACCCTTTCCCAATGAAATCGCGTTTCGCTTCATTGAGGAAGAATTGGGCGATCGCCCTGAGCAGATCTATGCAGAATTTTCCGATCATCCCGTGGCGGCGGCGTCCTTGGGTCAGGTTTACAAGGCTCGGCTGAAAACCGGGGAGCAGGTGGCCGTCAAGGTGCAGCGTCCTGGCTTGGCCCAGCGTATTACCCTAGATCTATATATCCTGCGCCAACTAGCTGCCTTGACGACCCGTATGGTGAAGGCGGTGCGCAGTGATCTCGTCGGCATCATGGACGAGTTTGGGGCGCGCATCTTTGAAGAGATGGACTACACCCAAGAAGGGCATAATGCCGAGCGCTTCGCCTCCCTCTATGGCCACATCCAGGACATTTACGTCCCGAAAATCTATTGGCCCTACACCCAGCGGCGGGTGCTGACCATGGAATGGATTAACGGCACCAAACTCACCCAGATTGCCGAGCTAAAATCCCAGGGGATTGACGCGGCCTATTTGGTGGAAGTGGGGGTGCAGTGCTCGTTGCGGCAGTTGCTGGAGCATGGCTTTTTCCATGCCGATCCCCATCCGGGTAATCTTTTTGCCACCCCCGAAGGCAAGCTGGCCTACCTCGACTTTGGCATGATGAGCGAGGTGAAGCCCTACCAGCGCTACGGCCTGATTGAGGCGGTGGTGCATTTGGTGAACCGAGACTTTGAAGGGTTGGGGCAAGACTACATTAAGCTAGAATTTCTGTCGGAAGATACGGATCTAACGCCGATTATTCCTGCCTTTGCCAATGTGTTCAACGATGCTCTCAGCGCCAGTGTGGCGGAGATGAACTTTAAGAGCATCACCGATCAGCTTTCTGGGTTGATGTATGAATATCCCTTCCGAGTGCCGGCCTACTACGCGCTGATTATCCGTTCTTTGGTGACCCTAGAGGGGATCGCCATTAATATTGACCCGAATTTCAAGGTGCTCAGCAAGGCCTACCCCTACGTGGCTAGACGGTTGCTCACGGATCAATCCCCTGAGCTGCGAGCCTCGCTCCAGGATCTGCTGTTCAAAGATGGCGATTTTCGCTGGAACCGCCTGGAAAACCTGCTGCGCAATGCCCAGGATAGCCAAGACTATGATCTCAACCAGGTGTTGGATCAAACGGTGACGTTTCTGTTCTCCGATCGCGGCACCTTCATTCGCGATCGCATCTCGGCTGAAATTGTCAACGCTCTAGATGCGGCTGGACGCAATGCTGTTTACCGAGCCACCCATTGGCTGCAGGCGCGCACGGGTCTACCCTTGGGGGCAAATGCTGCGGATGCTGCGCCAGTCCAAAGCAACCTAGAGCCCCTAGGTCGCATCCTCAACCTGCTCAAGGAGACCCCAGGCTTTGATCCTATGACGCTGGCATCGATGGCGAGCAAGCTGGTTGTCAAACCAGAACTGCATCACATGGGTCAGCAGATTGCTACAGAACTCACCCAGCGATCGCTTGCCCGTCTCATTCGCGAACTGATGCAGGAGTCTGAGGAGTCTACGCCGCTGCGATCGCCCCAGCCCTATGCCAAACAGCGATCGCTGCCCGCTGCCCATCGTCGGTAA